The Bacteroidota bacterium genome has a segment encoding these proteins:
- a CDS encoding AhpC/TSA family protein: MDYRIFIICLVLIIGGCSQESDTGRTAISGKINGMQESKVLLTEMKPFHALRLDSLKTDRKGLFSFRLNTEETGFYNLVFEDGSILTLIAGDGDKIDIKANANDIEGSYSVHGSEESDLLREYLMHTLKNKRKADSLGLIFESSKETPEFHIIRGLLEQAYTKIYIDQQEYTRNFIQDHPSSMASLIALNNTFGTNKVLDEEYDLHLFEMVDIGLASKYPENSHYLNHQRKVGELRDYFTQRELAEKYTAPGMIIPDFSLPGLDGKKVAVRDFRGETLLIYCWASWDARSRQMNRKLPSIIHTAYPEKINVLALSFDQNPDLWRAAIRIDSLNFTHVSDLSGPGSPVTTLLNIPSRLPFYILVSADGTIISKGNDPEALKIEISNLKTQQ, encoded by the coding sequence ATGGATTACAGAATATTTATCATTTGCCTGGTACTTATCATAGGAGGATGCAGCCAGGAGTCTGATACGGGCAGGACGGCAATAAGCGGCAAGATTAATGGGATGCAGGAATCCAAAGTATTACTTACGGAAATGAAACCATTTCATGCCTTAAGGCTGGATTCCCTTAAAACCGACCGGAAGGGACTTTTTAGCTTCAGACTAAATACGGAGGAGACCGGTTTCTATAATCTTGTTTTTGAAGATGGATCGATTCTTACACTTATTGCCGGTGATGGAGACAAGATAGATATTAAGGCAAACGCAAACGATATAGAAGGCAGTTATAGTGTTCATGGCTCAGAAGAATCTGACCTGCTGAGGGAATACCTGATGCACACCTTGAAAAATAAGCGAAAAGCTGATTCATTGGGACTGATTTTTGAAAGCAGCAAAGAAACGCCTGAATTTCATATTATCAGAGGATTACTGGAACAGGCATACACAAAAATATATATCGACCAACAGGAATATACCCGAAACTTCATTCAAGACCATCCTTCCTCCATGGCATCGCTGATAGCACTTAATAACACCTTTGGTACGAACAAAGTCCTGGATGAAGAATACGACCTGCACCTGTTTGAAATGGTAGACATAGGACTTGCATCCAAATATCCTGAAAACAGTCATTATCTGAATCATCAAAGGAAGGTTGGGGAACTTCGTGATTATTTTACCCAGAGGGAACTTGCGGAAAAGTATACAGCACCGGGGATGATCATTCCCGATTTTTCCCTGCCTGGTCTCGATGGAAAGAAGGTAGCTGTGAGGGATTTCCGTGGTGAAACGTTATTGATTTATTGCTGGGCATCCTGGGATGCAAGGAGCAGGCAGATGAACCGGAAGCTGCCATCCATTATACACACGGCCTATCCTGAAAAAATTAATGTACTCGCCTTATCCTTCGATCAGAATCCCGACCTTTGGAGAGCTGCCATCCGTATTGACAGTTTAAACTTCACTCATGTAAGCGACCTTTCCGGTCCAGGATCACCGGTAACAACCCTTTTAAACATTCCTTCCAGGCTTCCTTTTTATATTTTGGTCAGCGCCGATGGAACCATTATCAGCAAAGGAAATGATCCTGAAGCCTTAAAAATTGAAATTTCAAATCTGAAAACGCAGCAATAA
- a CDS encoding MarR family transcriptional regulator: MDYTEILLSIRKIVRSLNIESKRVQKEYGISIPQLLCLIYLSGQERYMSTQKGIAGFLKLNSSTVTGIVGRLEKKGYIARLPKMADKRTNYVALTSAGAAVVGNSPGLLHERLAMRLKELPPGKVEQINEALQTLINCLEISDIQYADNQE; encoded by the coding sequence ATGGATTATACAGAGATTCTTCTTTCCATCCGTAAAATTGTCAGGTCTCTCAATATTGAATCCAAAAGGGTTCAGAAAGAATACGGTATTAGTATACCTCAATTGCTGTGTTTGATATATTTGTCGGGTCAGGAGCGTTATATGTCAACCCAGAAGGGTATTGCCGGTTTTTTGAAGCTTAATTCAAGTACGGTTACAGGAATTGTGGGCAGGCTGGAAAAAAAAGGCTACATCGCCAGACTCCCCAAAATGGCGGATAAAAGGACTAACTATGTAGCTCTGACCTCGGCCGGGGCCGCTGTGGTAGGAAATTCTCCCGGCCTTTTGCACGAACGGCTGGCAATGAGATTAAAAGAATTGCCTCCTGGAAAAGTTGAACAAATTAATGAAGCCCTTCAAACTTTGATAAACTGCCTTGAAATATCGGATATTCAATATGCTGATAATCAGGAATGA